A genomic region of Stigmatopora nigra isolate UIUO_SnigA chromosome 16, RoL_Snig_1.1, whole genome shotgun sequence contains the following coding sequences:
- the chrnd gene encoding acetylcholine receptor subunit delta, with product MKPPPALAVLLLALFWPGCRCRNEEERLINHLLKERAYNKELRPVERQEDAVDVYLALTLSNLISLKEVDETLLTNVWIEHTWTDYRLTWNASEFDGIEILRLPSSMVWLPEIVLENNNDAQFQVAYYCNVLVQPDGLCYWLPPAIFRSSCSINVNYFPFDWQNCTLKFTSLTYNAKEIRMLLKPEGNATVEWIIIDPASWTENGEWEVIHRPAKRNAYKHIPMESNKHQDITFYLIIKRKPLFYIVNIIIPCVLISFLASLVYYLPADSGEKMTLSISVLLAQSVFLLLISQRLPETSISVPLIVKYLMFIMVLVTVVVLNCVVVLNLHFRSPSTHVMSDWTKRFFLERLPRLLLMSRPAESEPSRDGVLHRRSSSAGYIASAEEYYSVKSRSDLMFERQSVRHGLVARPAQAAVKKLQEDGGGVTEQLYGEIKPAVDGANYIIKHMRNKNDYNEEKDNWSGIARTVDRLCLFLITPVMMLGTIIIFLMGLYNHPPPLPFAGDAYDYREDNPRPV from the exons ATGAAGCCTCCGCCCGCGCTCGCTGTTTTGCTGCTTGCGCTTTTCTGGCCag GGTGCCGCTGCAGGAACGAAGAGGAGCGCCTGATCAACCACCTGCTGAAGGAGCGCGCCTACAACAAGGAGCTGCGTCCCGTGGAGAGACAGGAGGACGCCGTCGACGTCTACCTCGCGCTCACGCTCTCCAACCTCATCTCCTTG AAAGAAGTGGACGAGACTCTCCTCACCAACGTGTGGATCGAACAC ACGTGGACGGACTACCGGCTGACGTGGAACGCCAGCGAGTTTGACGGCATCGAGATCCTCCGCCTGCCGTCCAGCATGGTGTGGCTGCCGGAGATTGTGCTGGAGAACAA CAACGACGCCCAGTTCCAGGTGGCATACTACTGCAACGTGCTGGTGCAACCCGACGGGCTCTGCTACTGGTTGCCCCCCGCCATCTTCCGCTCGTCCTGCTCCATCAACGTCAACTATTTCCCCTTCGACTGGCAGAACTGCACCCTCAAGTTCAC CTCCCTGACGTACAATGCCAAAGAGATCCGGATGCTCCTGAAGCCGGAGGGGAACGCCACGGTGGAGTGGATCATCATCGACCCGGCCAGCTGGACGG AGAACGGCGAGTGGGAGGTGATCCACCGTCCGGCCAAGAGGAACGCCTACAAGCACATTCCCATGGAGAGCAACAAGCACCAGGACATCACGTTCTACCTCATCATCAAGCGCAAGCCGCTCTTTTACATCGTCAACATCATCATCCCCTGCGTGCTCATCTCCTTCCTGGCGTCGCTGGTCTACTATCTGCCGGCCGACA GCGGCGAGAAGATGACCCTGTCCATCTCGGTGCTGCTGGCTCAGTCCGTCTTCCTGCTGCTGATCTCGCAGAGGCTCCCGGAGACGTCCATCTCCGTCCCGCTCATCGTCAA GTACCTGATGTTCATCATGGTTCTGGTCACGGTGGTGGTCTTGAATTGCGTGGTGGTCCTCAACCTGCATTTCAGGAGCCCCAGCACGCACGTCATGTCCGACTGGACCAAGAGG TTTTTCCTGGAGCGACTCCCACGCCTGCTGCTGATGTCGCGTCCGGCCGAGTCGGAGCCGTCCCGGGACGGCGTCTTGCACCGCCGCTCCAGCTCGGCGGGTTACATCGCCTCGGCCGAGGAGTACTACAGCGTCAAGTCCCGCAGCGACCTCATGTTCGAGAGGCAGTCGGTCCGACACGGGCTGGTGGCCCGGCCCGCCCAGGCCGCCG tgaaaAAGCTGCAGGAGGACGGCGGCGGGGTCACCGAGCAGCTGTACGGCGAAATCAAGCCGGCGGTGGACGGGGCCAATTACATCATCAAGCACATGCGCAACAAGAACGACTACAACGAG GAGAAGGACAACTGGAGCGGCATCGCCCGCACGGTGGACCGCCTGTGCCTGTTCTTGATCACCCCGGTGATGATGTTGGGCACCATCATCATCTTCCTCATGGGCCTCTACAACCACCCGCCGCCGCTGCCCTTTGCCGGAGACGCCTACGACTACAGGGAGGACAACCCGCGCCCCGTGTGA
- the cip2a gene encoding protein CIP2A, whose translation MRMDATTCLKSLLLAMQQYEVDRNTDSAAELVEQVAEVSSLKWEHLLSSGQPLPSDCVRGLVELTGNATTCPSVVAAILSLLAQLAFDDDRRKILDCNFDLTGNLASLVHRHGAAPADPLVLQSLQLLQKLTYNTRVSSSSSYIYKLVDFLVANIMRRNLR comes from the exons ATGAG aatggaCGCCACGACGTGTTTGAAGTCGCTGTTGCTTGCTATGCAGCAGTATGAAGTCGACAGGAACACTGACAGTGCGGCGGAACTCGTCGAACAAGTAGCG GAGGTCTCCTCCCTGAAATGGGAACATCTGCTGTCCTCGGGTCAGCCACTCCCCAGCGATTGTGTCCGCGGGCTCGTCGAGCTCACCGGAAATGCCACCACGTGTCCCAGCGTGGTCGCCGCCATCCTTTCCCTCCTGGCACAACTCG CGTTTGACGACGACAGAAGGAAGATACTCGACTGCAACTTCGACCTCACCGGGAACCTGGCCTCGCTGGTTCATCGTCACGGCGCCGCCCCGGCGGACCCTCTGGTGCTGCAG AGTTTGCAATTGCTGCAGAAGCTGACCTACAACACTCGCGTCTCGTCGTCCTCAAGCTACATCTATAAACTCGTCGACTTTCTCGTGGCCAACAT AATGAGGCGCAATTTAAGATGA
- the apbb1ip gene encoding amyloid beta A4 precursor protein-binding family B member 1-interacting protein isoform X1 has product MLECDHFPFLEVNIWQTLLTWQHGWMDGLKSSSAPDFKVKVTAASPNMPGNTKNKMTALSSSFYALGVKQGILFWGTAKVTHMDDIDAMFSDLLGEMDLLTQSLEQETASAPSSAPSSAPSSAPSSAPSPAPLPPPWAPSDGERGADRSVNSAELNASLNELEDTDLDALMADLVADLNATEEKLTAQMGGLNAPELPPPAPSSSSGGDSPVSSHSPALPAPPPQSSKPSMEEIEAHIKADKIKVALEKLKEAKVKKLVVKVRVSDGSSKTLMVDERQSVGDVLDNLFEKTHCDCNVDWSLSETNPELQLERTFEDHENLVEPLLAWTRDSENQIHFQESPDKYEVFKNPQKFYLWKKSKKALDDVKDKDKEILIKENFCGTSVMVPDLEGVLHLKEDGKKSWKPRLFQLRASGIYYVPKGKTKSSRDLVCFVQFDNVNVYYGKDFRAKHKAPGDFCFVLKHPQIQKDSQYVKYLCCDDARTMSLWVTGIRVAKYGATLYENFKRAQTKVPHASAWAECIRNQSESRVANGHAPEAPSSFSSSSQEHNLPPAPPPPPLDQALPPPPPPLGQALPPPPPPLGQALPPPPPPLGEDLPPPPPPLSGALPPPPPPLGGALPLPPPPPPLGGALPLPPPPPPPPLSGAVAIPPAPAPPPLPPPTSKFGVPKPPPLLPTKSKPKPVPRQRCSNLPVGAEYLPAPPPPLPSGDDSPPNFLPPPPPGPHLGSGPPPPPVAKTLRPAPSFKSTGLPPPPPAGPGVLPPPPPPPPLPAPTAATIPRRATAGPRGSLKKAPPPPKRTTPSLHGGGGGEGGDFMSELMRAMQKKRDHVN; this is encoded by the exons ATGCTCGAGTGCGACCACTTCCCCTTTCTGGAGGTGAACATTTGGCAAACTTTACTCACGTGGCAacatgggtggatggatgggctCAAATCCAGCTCAGCTCcagatttcaaagtaaaagtgaCAGCAGCGAGCCCAAACATGCCTgggaacacaaaaaataaaatgactgcaCTTTCTTCAAGTTTCTATGCCCTGGGTGTCAAACAAGGCATCCTCTTTTGGGGGACTGCCAAAGTAACCCAC ATGGACGACATCGACGCCATGTTCAGCGACCTGCTGGGTGAGATGGACCTCCTGACGCAG AGTCTGGAACAGGAAACGGCGTCGGCCCCGTCGTCGGCCCCGTCGTCGGCCCCGTCGTCGGCCCCGTCGTCGGCCCCGTCGCCGGCCCCGTTGCCGCCCCCCTGGGCTCCGTCCGACGGCGAGCGGGGAGCGGACCGCTCCGTCAACTCGGCCGAACTGAACG CGTCGCTCAACGAGCTGGAAGACACGGATTTGGACGCGTTGATGGCCGACCTGGTGGCCGACCTCAACGCCACCGAAGAGAAGCTGACGGCGCAAATGGGAG GCCTGAACGCGCCGGAGCTCCCGCCACCCGCGCCGTCCTCGTCCTCGGGCGGAGATTCGCCCGTTTCGTCGCACTCTCCCGCCTTGCCGGCTCCGCCTCCGCAATCCAGCAAACCGTCCATG GAGGAGATCGAGGCGCACATCAAAGCGGACAAAATCAAGGTAGCCCTGGAGAAACTCAAAGAAGCCAAGGTCAAGAAG CTGGTGGTGAAGGTGCGCGTGAGCGACGGCAGCTCCAAAACCTTGATGGTGGACGAGCGACAGAGCGTCGGGGACGTGTTGGACAACCTCTTTGAGAAGACACACTGCGACTGCAATGTGGACTGGAGCCTGAGCGAGACCAACCCGGAACTGCAACTGG AGAGGACTTTTGAGGACCACGAAAACCTAGTGGAGCCTCTGCTGGCTTGGACCAGAGACAGCGAGAACCAGATCCACTTTCAAGAGAGCCCGGACAAGTACGAAGTCTTCAAAAACCCGCAG AAATTCTACTTGTGGAAGAAGAGCAAGAAGGCCCTGGATGACGTCAAGGACAAAGACAAGGAGATCTTGATCAAG GAGAACTTCTGCGGGACGTCCGTCATGGTGCCCGACCTGGAGGGGGTGCTGCACCTCAAGGAGGACGGCAAAAAGTCCTGGAAGCCCCGCCTCTTCCAGCTCCGGGCCTCCGGGATCTACTACGTGCCCAAAGGCAAGACCAAG tcGTCCCGCGACCTGGTCTGCTTCGTGCAGTTCGACAACGTCAACGTTTACTACGGGAAAGACTTCCGAGCCAAGCACAAGGCGCCCGGTGACTTTTGCTTTGTGCTCAAA CATCCTCAGATCCAGAAGGACTCGCAGTACGTCAAGTACTTGTGCTGCGACGACGCCAGGACCATGAGCCTTTGGGTCACCGGAATACGCGTGGCTAAG TACGGCGCCACCCTGTACGAAAACTTCAAAAGGGCCCAGACCAAGGTGCCCCACGCTTCGGCGTGGGCCGAGTGCATCCGAA ACCAATCGGAGAGCCGGGTGGCCAACGGACACGCCCCAGAAGCGCCATCCTCGTTCTCCTCCTCATCTCAG GAGCACAACTTGCCGCCTGCACCTCCTCCACCTCCGCTTGACCAAGCTCTGCCCCCACCACCTCCTCCACTAGGCCAAGCGCTGCCCCCACCACCTCCTCCACTAGGCCAAGCGCTGCCCCCACCGCCTCCTCCACTAGGCGAAGACTTGCCCCCACCGCCTCCTCCACTAAGCGGAGCACTGCccccaccgccaccaccactaGGTGGAGCACTGCCCCTCcccccaccaccgccaccactaGGTGGAGCACTGcccctccccccaccaccaccaccaccaccactaagTGGAGCCGTGGCCATCCCCCCGGCCCCGGCCCCGCCCCCACTTCCTCCGCCAACCTCCAAATTTGGCGTGCCCAAgccccctcctcttcttccgACCAAATCTAAACCCAAACCCGTACCCAGACAGCGGTGTTCTAACTTGCCAGTCGGCGCGGAATACCTTCCCGCTCCACCACCTCCTCTGCCATCCGGCGACGACTCCCCGCCAAACTTCCTGCCCCCGCCTCCTCCGGGGCCCCATTTGGGCTCAGGGCCACCTCCTCCGCCGGTCGCAAAGACCCTACGGCCAGCTCCGAGTTTCAAAAGCACGGGCCTCCCGCCTCCACCACCCGCCGGTCCCGGGGTTTTACCGCCACCGCCTCCACCTCCGCCCCTCCCCGCCCCCACGGCGGCCACCATCCCCCGGAGGGCCACGGCCGGGCCTCGCGGCTCGTTGAAGAAGGCACCGCCTCCGCCTAAGAGGACCACCCCGTCTCTGCACGGAGGAGGCGGTGGCGAAGGCGGCGACTTCATGTCGGAACTCATGCGCGCGATGCAGAAGAAGCGGGACCATGttaattaa
- the apbb1ip gene encoding amyloid beta A4 precursor protein-binding family B member 1-interacting protein isoform X2 has protein sequence MDDIDAMFSDLLGEMDLLTQSLEQETASAPSSAPSSAPSSAPSSAPSPAPLPPPWAPSDGERGADRSVNSAELNASLNELEDTDLDALMADLVADLNATEEKLTAQMGGLNAPELPPPAPSSSSGGDSPVSSHSPALPAPPPQSSKPSMEEIEAHIKADKIKVALEKLKEAKVKKLVVKVRVSDGSSKTLMVDERQSVGDVLDNLFEKTHCDCNVDWSLSETNPELQLERTFEDHENLVEPLLAWTRDSENQIHFQESPDKYEVFKNPQKFYLWKKSKKALDDVKDKDKEILIKENFCGTSVMVPDLEGVLHLKEDGKKSWKPRLFQLRASGIYYVPKGKTKSSRDLVCFVQFDNVNVYYGKDFRAKHKAPGDFCFVLKHPQIQKDSQYVKYLCCDDARTMSLWVTGIRVAKYGATLYENFKRAQTKVPHASAWAECIRNQSESRVANGHAPEAPSSFSSSSQEHNLPPAPPPPPLDQALPPPPPPLGQALPPPPPPLGQALPPPPPPLGEDLPPPPPPLSGALPPPPPPLGGALPLPPPPPPLGGALPLPPPPPPPPLSGAVAIPPAPAPPPLPPPTSKFGVPKPPPLLPTKSKPKPVPRQRCSNLPVGAEYLPAPPPPLPSGDDSPPNFLPPPPPGPHLGSGPPPPPVAKTLRPAPSFKSTGLPPPPPAGPGVLPPPPPPPPLPAPTAATIPRRATAGPRGSLKKAPPPPKRTTPSLHGGGGGEGGDFMSELMRAMQKKRDHVN, from the exons ATGGACGACATCGACGCCATGTTCAGCGACCTGCTGGGTGAGATGGACCTCCTGACGCAG AGTCTGGAACAGGAAACGGCGTCGGCCCCGTCGTCGGCCCCGTCGTCGGCCCCGTCGTCGGCCCCGTCGTCGGCCCCGTCGCCGGCCCCGTTGCCGCCCCCCTGGGCTCCGTCCGACGGCGAGCGGGGAGCGGACCGCTCCGTCAACTCGGCCGAACTGAACG CGTCGCTCAACGAGCTGGAAGACACGGATTTGGACGCGTTGATGGCCGACCTGGTGGCCGACCTCAACGCCACCGAAGAGAAGCTGACGGCGCAAATGGGAG GCCTGAACGCGCCGGAGCTCCCGCCACCCGCGCCGTCCTCGTCCTCGGGCGGAGATTCGCCCGTTTCGTCGCACTCTCCCGCCTTGCCGGCTCCGCCTCCGCAATCCAGCAAACCGTCCATG GAGGAGATCGAGGCGCACATCAAAGCGGACAAAATCAAGGTAGCCCTGGAGAAACTCAAAGAAGCCAAGGTCAAGAAG CTGGTGGTGAAGGTGCGCGTGAGCGACGGCAGCTCCAAAACCTTGATGGTGGACGAGCGACAGAGCGTCGGGGACGTGTTGGACAACCTCTTTGAGAAGACACACTGCGACTGCAATGTGGACTGGAGCCTGAGCGAGACCAACCCGGAACTGCAACTGG AGAGGACTTTTGAGGACCACGAAAACCTAGTGGAGCCTCTGCTGGCTTGGACCAGAGACAGCGAGAACCAGATCCACTTTCAAGAGAGCCCGGACAAGTACGAAGTCTTCAAAAACCCGCAG AAATTCTACTTGTGGAAGAAGAGCAAGAAGGCCCTGGATGACGTCAAGGACAAAGACAAGGAGATCTTGATCAAG GAGAACTTCTGCGGGACGTCCGTCATGGTGCCCGACCTGGAGGGGGTGCTGCACCTCAAGGAGGACGGCAAAAAGTCCTGGAAGCCCCGCCTCTTCCAGCTCCGGGCCTCCGGGATCTACTACGTGCCCAAAGGCAAGACCAAG tcGTCCCGCGACCTGGTCTGCTTCGTGCAGTTCGACAACGTCAACGTTTACTACGGGAAAGACTTCCGAGCCAAGCACAAGGCGCCCGGTGACTTTTGCTTTGTGCTCAAA CATCCTCAGATCCAGAAGGACTCGCAGTACGTCAAGTACTTGTGCTGCGACGACGCCAGGACCATGAGCCTTTGGGTCACCGGAATACGCGTGGCTAAG TACGGCGCCACCCTGTACGAAAACTTCAAAAGGGCCCAGACCAAGGTGCCCCACGCTTCGGCGTGGGCCGAGTGCATCCGAA ACCAATCGGAGAGCCGGGTGGCCAACGGACACGCCCCAGAAGCGCCATCCTCGTTCTCCTCCTCATCTCAG GAGCACAACTTGCCGCCTGCACCTCCTCCACCTCCGCTTGACCAAGCTCTGCCCCCACCACCTCCTCCACTAGGCCAAGCGCTGCCCCCACCACCTCCTCCACTAGGCCAAGCGCTGCCCCCACCGCCTCCTCCACTAGGCGAAGACTTGCCCCCACCGCCTCCTCCACTAAGCGGAGCACTGCccccaccgccaccaccactaGGTGGAGCACTGCCCCTCcccccaccaccgccaccactaGGTGGAGCACTGcccctccccccaccaccaccaccaccaccactaagTGGAGCCGTGGCCATCCCCCCGGCCCCGGCCCCGCCCCCACTTCCTCCGCCAACCTCCAAATTTGGCGTGCCCAAgccccctcctcttcttccgACCAAATCTAAACCCAAACCCGTACCCAGACAGCGGTGTTCTAACTTGCCAGTCGGCGCGGAATACCTTCCCGCTCCACCACCTCCTCTGCCATCCGGCGACGACTCCCCGCCAAACTTCCTGCCCCCGCCTCCTCCGGGGCCCCATTTGGGCTCAGGGCCACCTCCTCCGCCGGTCGCAAAGACCCTACGGCCAGCTCCGAGTTTCAAAAGCACGGGCCTCCCGCCTCCACCACCCGCCGGTCCCGGGGTTTTACCGCCACCGCCTCCACCTCCGCCCCTCCCCGCCCCCACGGCGGCCACCATCCCCCGGAGGGCCACGGCCGGGCCTCGCGGCTCGTTGAAGAAGGCACCGCCTCCGCCTAAGAGGACCACCCCGTCTCTGCACGGAGGAGGCGGTGGCGAAGGCGGCGACTTCATGTCGGAACTCATGCGCGCGATGCAGAAGAAGCGGGACCATGttaattaa